A stretch of the Ascaphus truei isolate aAscTru1 chromosome 4, aAscTru1.hap1, whole genome shotgun sequence genome encodes the following:
- the SMIM28 gene encoding small integral membrane protein 28 — protein MRWLLGSSWSKFGHAGRGTYDWLTSEPGLPLVDTKLQSKHQNENSSTKEDLQPLVCIILPTTALLLIGFFLLFLYRRCRRKNPQGQIFAAGLQENLPDREMDFFSTLPWSTEPFQYCTLLPDASFFTICLPPPYEEAILKASSDSCISICPDPVPPYEERPRRSSK, from the exons ATGAGGTGGCTCCTAGGAAGCAGCTGGAGCAAATTTGGGCACGCTGGCAGGGGCACATACGACTGGTTGACTAGTGAGCCAGGACTACCACTTGTGGACACAAAGCTGCAG AGCAAGCATCAGAATGAAAACAGCTCAACCAAAGAAGACTTACAGCCACTTGTATGCATCATACTACCCACAACAGCCCTGCTCCTGATAGGCTTCTTCCTGCTGTTCCTTTATCGGAGGTGTAGACGCAAGAATCCACAGGGGCAAATCTTTGCCGCAGGCCTCCAGGAGAACCTGCCAGACAGAGAAATGGATTTCTTCTCCACATTGCCCTGGAGCACTGAGCCTTTCCAATACTGCACACTGCTACCCGATGCCTCTTTTTTTACCATATGCTTGCCTCCTCCTTACGAAGAGGCAATCTTGAAGGCTTCAAGTGACTCCTGTATTAGCATCTGTCCGGACCCTGTCCCTCCATATGAAGAAAGACCACGCAGGTCAAGCAAATAA